The nucleotide window GATTCCACGTCGCCGATCGCAGTCACGCGGACGTTGAGCAGTTCGACCGGGTCCGCCTCGAAGTAGTGGCCGTACTCGGCTTCGTGTCGCTCCTCGAAGCGTTCGCGGAGTCTGGCGTGCCAGTCGCCGTCGGTTCCGTCGAAGTCGATGTTCAACTCGTAGCCCTGCCCGTCGTACAGGCAGTCGACCGACGATCTGAACGTCCACCGCGAGGGATCGATCTCGTCGCGCTCGAGTTGCTCACGACCCCGCGCCTCGAGTCGCTCGAATGTGTCTTCGATAAATTCACCGTCGACTTCCTCGAGTGGGCTGCTGATCGTCTGCTGGTAGTCGTATTTCACGTTCCCCGTCAGAAGCCCGCGAGCCGAGGCGATCCCCGGCGACGGCGGCACCAGCACCGTCGAGACCTCCAGTTTCTCGGCGATGCTCGCGCCGTGCATCGGCCCGGCCCCGCCGAAGGCGACCATCGTATACTCGCGTGGATCGTAGCCCCGCTGGACGGTCTGTTCGCGAATCGCCCGGTACATGTTCGTGTTCGCGACTTCGAGCGTGGCGAGTGCGGCCTGTTCCGGCGTCTCGAACTGCGCCTGATCGGTGCGATCACACAACTGCGTCTGTAACGCCTCTCGGGAGCGTTCGGGCTCGAGGTCGAGGTCACCGCCGAGGAAGCTGTCGGGATCGATCCGACCGAGGACGACCTGTGCGTCGGTCGTCGTCGGCTGGTCGTTGCCGCGAGCATAACAGGCCGGCCCCGGATTCGCGCCAGCGCTTTTCGGGCCGACGTTGAAGCCCATCGCGTCGTCGAACCAGGCGATCGAGCCGCCACCCGCACCGATCGTTTCGATGTCGAGCATAGGCGTGATCGTCGGATAGCCGCCGACAGTACTGTCTCGCGGGTCGCGCTCGAGGACGCGCCCGGGTATCACGGAGATGTCCGCACTGGTACCACCCATATCCAGCATGACGAGGTTCGGCTCGTCGACGTTCTCCCCTTCGAACGCCGCCGAGAGCACGCCCGCGGCTGGCCCGGAGACGAGCGTCGTGACCGGTTGTTCGGCGACGTTCTGGACGCTTGCCATGCCGCCGTTGGACTGCATGATGAGCACTTCGGCGTCGAAGCCCTCGTCGGTGAGTCCGTCGCTGAGTCTCGTCAGATACGTCGACATTACGGGCTCGAGGCGGGCGTTGATCGCCGTCGTCGTGAACCGCTCGAACTCCCGGAACTGGGCGACGACCTCGCTCGAGGTCGAGACGCTGACGTCGGGGAACTTCTCGTGAATGAGTTCTTTCGTTCGGTCTTCGTGCTCGCGATTGAGATAGGAGTGGAGATAACAGACAGCGATCGATTCAACGCCATCAGCGACGAGATCGCCAGTTTGCTCCAGTACTGCGTCTTCATCCAACGGAGTGATAACGTCGCCAGGTGGGAAAATCCGCTCCGAGATTTCTTTTCGATGTCGTCGCTTGACGACCGGCTGTTCTTGCCACGAAACTGTCTGCTGGAGAGAGAAACTGTGAGGTTTTCGGTGACGGCCGATATGCAACACGTCACGGAACCCGTCCGTCGTAAGCAAGCCCGTTTTCGCGCCCTCGTGTTCGATAAGCGCATTCGTCGCGACCGTCGTCCCGTGGAGGATCTGATCGACGTCGGCGGGTTCGATCCCGGCGAGTTGACAGACTTCGACGATCCCGGTGAGCGTCGACTGCGACGGGTCCGCCGTCGAGGGTGTTTTGAACGTGAACTCGTCGTCCTCGGTGACGAGAATGACGTCCGTGTTCGTGCCACCGACGTCGACGCCGACACGGGTCTCACTACTGCTATCCGTACTCTTGCTAGCCATACACAACCAGTATCTCTCTGGTAGAGGAGTTAACCCTTTCCCCTGTTGCGTGAGTGATTCATCACTGGTGGATGATACATAATTGACAATGCGTAACTTTATCTCACCTACCCCAGAAAGGACAGTGATGGCCACAGTAGCGACGGATACCATAGAGCTATCAGAACAGCAACAACTCGTCAGAGAGAACATCCGAGACATCTGTAGTGAGTTCGACGACGAGTACTGGCGAGAAAAAGACCGCGCCAGCGAATACCCCGACGAGTTCGTTACGACGCTCGGCGAGCACGGATGGCTGGGGGTACTCGTTCCCGAAGAGTACGGCGGCGCAGGCATGGGAACCGCCGAGGTCGTCGTGATGATGGAGGAGATTGCAGCCAGCGGCGGTGGGTTTGCGGCAGCACAGGCGATCCATGGCGGCATCTACAACTCCGTGCCGATCGTTCGCCACGGCAGCGACGAACTGAAAGAGCGACTTCTCCCGGATGTTGCCGCCGGCGACGTGGCGATCCAGTCGCTCGGGCTGACCGAACCGAACGCGGGTTCAGACTCGACGTCGATCGAAACCGTCGCTGAACAACGCGACGGCGAGTACGTCATCAACGGGCAGAAAATCTGGACGTCTCGAGTCGATGCGAGCGATTATCTGCTCGTCGTTGCTCGAACGACGCCGAAATCAGAGGTTGAGAAACGAACGCGAGGGATTTCGATGTTCCTCGTCAACGTCCACGACGCACTCGATGCCGGGACACTCGAGATGAAATCGATCCCGAAGACGGCGAGCAGTGCCGTTCACGCCTACGAACTTTGGTTAGACGATCTTCGGGTCCCCGCCGACAATCTCATCGGCGAGCGTGGAAACGGCTTTTATCACCTGCTGGATGGGCTCAACGAGGAACGACTGGTAATCGCCGCCGAGTGTCTCGGCCTCGGTGAACTGGCGGTTCAGAAAGGGGTCGACTACGCCAACGAGCGCGAAGTGTTCAACCGGCCGATCGGTCAGAATCAGGCGATTCAACACCCGCTGGCGAAAGCCTACGCCGAGATTCAGGCCGCAAAGCAACTGACGTACAACGCCGCGACTGTCGTCGAGGGGGAGTCGGGCGCGGCCGTCGGTGCACAGGCGAACATGGCGAAGTATCTGTCCGCTGAAGCTGCCTTTACGGCTGCCGACGCCGCTGTTCAGGCCCATGGCGGATTCGGTGTCGCACGTGAGTACGATGTCGAGCGATACTTCAGAGAAGCGCGACTCACACGACTCGTCCCGATCACACAGGAACTCGTCCTCAACTACATCGGGGAGAACGTGCTGGGACTGCCGCGGTCGTACTGACCAGCAAGTCGGTCGTCATACTGCCCGACAACAGTCAGTGAACGTCCGATCGCGTCTCACGGCTTGTCGATTCCGGTGACGACCGTTCGCGTGCGATCGGTGCGTGAATCGTTTCGTCCGGCAGTATCAGTCTCAGCGTTCGACCATCCGAACTGTTGACTCCCGTTTCTCGTTGCGATCGTCCGCTCGTATCCTGTGTCCACTCGTCTGCCGGCGAACTCGAGCAAGACCTATTTAAAATTCGGTATCACCGAAACAGCGGTGATTTTACTGACAGGTTCTCGATCGAGGTGGACGTGTATTCGGAGTAGTAGCACGCAAGTTGGTTATTGTTGACACTGTACAAACACACGATGTTGCAGGTGAAAAAATTTCGTTTTTAATTTGAAATCGAATAGATAATGTATACATACATCTATTGATCAGTTTGGGTGAGGAATCCACCTATATCCACGTATAAGTGTACAAAGATGAAAATCAGCTCCAGAATCCGGACGATCTCGAGAACGAGAACATTTGGCCGCGCTCGTCGATAATAAAGTGCGGTATTACCGGACGAAATCGGGTATGTTGGTATCGTCGAAACTGCACGACTGCGAGCCGGTGTGACGCTCGAGCGATTCATCGCAATCAGATCGAAAGTTCGAGCGTAGAACGCATCCGTATTCATTAATTACATTTGTACTTTTGTAATCCACGCATTGTGATCACGAATCGCATACTCTCGAGTAGCAAGTGTTCCGTTCGATGCAAGATCAGTTACAGGCGTATGATTGTAATTGTTCTGTGATCGATCCTGTATCCGTCACGCTGAACCGCTCGAAACGGGCGGTCTGTGGGTGTAAGATATATAATCCGGCGATACCGGACACACGTTACCAATCCACACTCCTTGACTGTCTATTCGTTCCGTTCGGAACGCGGTCGCTCATGGGTGAAAAAACGAGAACAGGTCTCCGCTCGGGGCTGCGACTACAGCTGGTAGCGGTCGGGGTAGCCGACGATCTCCTTCGATTCCGGCGGCTTGTACGTCCGAATCGAACTCGTTTGCTTGCCCAGTTTGACGAGCGCTTCTGCGAGGACCGCACCCGCGCCGACGCTGTCGATGACGGGGACCGGCAACGCCGCCTCGAGCGGTTCGTCGAGACCGCCCATGCCGGCACAGCCGAGACAGATCACTTCGGCACCGTCTTCCTCGATCGCCTGCCAGCTCGCCTCGAGGAGCGCGTCGGCTGCCGCATCGCGAGTGTTTTCGGTCTCGACGACGGTCAACTCGGTACAGCGAACCGATGCGCAGTGATCCTCGAGTCCCGTCTTTCGGACGGCTTCCTCGATGAAATCGCGCGCTCGAGGGAGGATCGTCGCCACCGAGAAGTTCGCGCCCAGCATGTTCGCGACGTACATCGAGCCCTCGGCGATGCCGACAACCGGTTTGTCGGTGACCTCCCGACACGCGTCAAGCCCTGGGTCGCCCCAGCACGAATTAACGAATGCGTCGTACTCGTCGTCCTCGTCTTTGAGGATTTCGTCGAGAAGACCGGGCACGGCGAGGTAGTCGTCGTAGTACGATTCGATACTGATCGGTCCACGCTCGGGCGAGACGGCGACGACCTCGGTTTCGTCGCTCGTATATTTGTTCGCAACCGTCCCGATGTTCTCGGTCATCTCGAGGGTGGTGTTCGGATTGATAGCTTTGATTTTCATGGGCGTACGCCACGACAAGAGGTTCTCGGGAGCGAGCAAAGCTGTTTCTCCGGTCGAGTCGGGCGAACGTGACGGCGAGCAGTCAGGAGCGCCAGGCGAATGCCGACTCGAGGTCGTGGGGAGCGTGTCCACCGGCGCTCTCGCTGCGTTCGACGTACGCCTCGAGGTCGTCGACGAACTGCGGGTGGGCGCACCTCTCGATGAGCAGCTGGCTACGCTCGCGCGGACAACTCCCTCGAAGGTCGGCGACGCCCTGCTCGGTGATCACGACCGAGATGTCGTGTTCCGTGTGATCGACGTGCGGACACATCGGGACGAGACAGGATGTCTCCGTGCCGTGTCTCGAGGGCAACGTCGTAATCGTGAGCGGAGAATTGCGGTTGAAATCGCCGCTGCCACCGACCCCGTTCAGGACGCGCGAGCCGCCGACGTGCGTCGAGTTGACGTGCCCGTAGAGGTCGACTTCGACGGCGCTGTTGATCCCGACGACGCCGAAGCGGTCGATCAGCGCCGGGCTGTTCGAGAGCGATGCCGTCCGGAGGATGACTGACTCGCTGTATCGATCGATGTCGTCGAACAGTCGCCGTTGCCCCTCCACGGAGAGCGCAAACGACGTCGCGCTGGCACCGGTGAGCGTCCCGTTCTCGATCATCTCGAGGAGACCATCTTGAAACACCTCGCCGTAGTAGTAGACGTCTCGATCGCCGAAGTCAATGTCCGACAGTGCGCCCATGAGCGCGTTGCCGAGGCTGCCAACGCCGAACTGCAGCGCGATCCGGTCGTCGAAGATCGAACAGCGCTCGAGTTCGGCCTCGAGAAACGTCGCGAGATTGGTTGCGATCTCTCGGTCGGTCGCCGATGGTTCGCGGAAGCTGTAGGGATCGTCGGGCGTTTCGGTCTCGACGACGGCAAGGAGAGTATCCGGATCGAACCGAATCTTCGACTCGCCGATCCGATCGGCTGGATGCTCGAGGGGAATGGGCTTTCGGTTCGGTGGCAGTTCGCGTTCGTAGACGTCGTGGAACTGGCCGATCTCACGTGGGATCGAGCCGTTGACTTCGATGATCAGTTTCGGTGCGGCCCGCACGTAGGCCGCCGTGTGGCCGATCGACAGCGATGGGACGAACCAGTCCTCGCCGACGGCCACCGCTTCGACGATCGCGACGTCGGGCGTCGGGATATGTCCCAGCGAGACTTCGTCACCAACCGCCGAAATGAACCGATCCTGATAGGCGATCGTCCCGTCGTTGACCGCCTCCCGCGCCGCAGGGCGCGACTGATAGGGGTAGCGACGGGCGACTGCCCCTGTCTCGACGAGCGCCGTATCGATCTCCTTGCCGACGCTGCCGCCGCTGACGACTGTCAGTTCGAGGTCCCGATCGGCTTCGGCGAGTGCCAACGGCAGCGCCTTCGGGTAGCCGACCGCGCCGAACCCGCTGACGGCAACGACCGCATCGCTGTCGACGTGGGCGGCGGCCGTCTCGGCGTCGACCGGTTCGATCGCGCCCTCGAGTCGGTTGTTCATCGATCGGGCTCCGGCTGCGTGCCGATGCCTTCGGGCCAGCCCGGTGGCTGTGCGGCCGAGGGGTCGGCGTGACTGCGTTTGAGGACCATCGGGGTGCGCTCGAGCGAAAGGACGAGGTCGTTGTCCTGGTTGTACGCTCGGAGTTCGGTCGTGACGATCCCGACGTGGTCGCGGGACTCGAGTTCGCGTTTATGCAAGACCTCGCTTTCGGCGAAGATCGTATCGCCGTGATAGACGGGATTGTGGTGGCGAATGTCGTCGTAGCCGAGATTGGCCGTGGCGTTGACCGAGATGTCGATGACGCTCATTCCGACTGCGAGTGCAATGACGAACGTCCCGTCGACGAGCCGTTCGCCGAACTCCGTTTCGGCCGCGTAGGCCTCGTTGAAGTGCATCGGATTGAGGTTCATCGTGACATTCGTCATCCAGACGTTATCCGTCTCGGTGACGGTGCGTCCGAACGGGTGTTTGTAGACGTCGCCGACTTCGAAATCCTCGTAGTAGCGGCCGTGCCACCCCTCGACAATGTGCTTCTCGCCGTCCGTTGGTTCGTCTGTTGTCATAGCTTTCTCTGGATTTTCGACGTGCTCTCGAGCAGCCGGTAACTCGAACGTGGGCGAAACCGCCGGCTCTCTGCCGGTCGTCTCTGCGCTGTCGCTGGCTGTCCGACAGTCTCGTCGATTGCGTTACTCCGTGTCGTGGGAGTGATACTCGTTCTCGTCGAATCGGTATAGCTGTTACTGCTGATATCTGGAACACGCGTTCGTCGAATACCGGCCACGGCCCGTGATCAGCGGTCTGTGGGTCGCCACGCGAGAACGTATATACGTCTCCTAGTCCTCTGCTGTATGTATGCCAACCGACGACCGGACCGACGGCCGGGACGCCCCTGAAGCCGGCGACGACGTGCTCGCCGAGCAGGCTGCCGACGCAATCGAATGCATCGACCTCGACGAAGCGGATCGGCGTGCCCTCCTCGAGCGGCTAGATGTCGACGAACAGATTCAACACGTCCTTCGCGGGCGGCTCATGGATTACGAGACGGACGATCCGGACCGCGAGCGTCGTGAAGAGAGCCGCACCCGCAAGATGGCAAGTCACGGTCGTGACCTGCTGACGGTCGTGACAACTCGGCGGCTGCTAGTCGTGGTACAGCGACAGTCACCCGACGATCACGAGTACCGATCGATCGCCGATGACGACATCACAGCTGTGTCACTCGAGACGGCAAACGGCAATCAGCGGCTGGTGATTCGGGGGGCCACCCGGTACTATATCGACGTTGGACGAAGCCCCACCGACGTCGCCAGCGCTGCGTACGCACAGCTTCGCAAGCGGCTCGACATCCAGCTGACTGCCGAACAGTCGACAGACGCCACGTCGGCTGCCGAACAGTCGGATGACGATCCACTCGAGCGTCTCGAGCGACTCGCAACCCTGTTCGAACAGGGACATCTCACGGAGAGAGAGTTCGAGGCCAAAAAACGGGAGTTGCTGGATCGGATCTAATCGGATGTGGCCGGTCGATCAGTTGTTCTCGCGGAACTCGGTGGCGACGGTGTCCATCTCTTCGAACTCGACGTCGTCGTGGCTTTTCATGTGTTCGATCAGTTCCTCGAGTCGCGAGATGCGGTGGGCCTGTCCGATGACCTGCGGGTGCAGCGTCAAGATGAACACGCCGTCGTCGACGTTCTCGTGCATCCAATCGAACTGGTCGTAGTAGCGCTGGAACAGCGAATCCTCGCTCACGTACCCCATGCGGTGTGGGCGCGCCCAGGTGAACGTCAGGGCGGGCCAGTCGTCGCGCTGCCACGAAACGGGGAGTTCGACGAGATCGGTTGGTTCGCCGCGGTCGTACGGGCCATCCTCGGGCGCGCTCCAGTTGCCGTACAGCCAGTGGGGCTCGAAGTCGGATGCCATCTTGCTCGAGTCCCATTCGATGCCGACTTCGTCTAAGATGTCGAGCGTGTTCGCCGAGTAGTCCCACGCTGGCGAGCGGTAGCCGGTTGGTTTGCGACCGGTGAGATCGACGATCGAGTCGATCGCTCGTTCGACGTCTGCCATCTCATCTTCTTTGGTTTCGTACGTTGCGGGTCCGGTGTGACTCCAGCCGTGATGCTGGATATCGTAGCCACGGTCCCACACCTCAGCACTGATCTCCGGGAAGCTGTCGATCGTGTGACCGGGGATAAACCACGTCGCAGGAATGTCGTGTTTGTCGTGGAGGTCGAGCAGGCGCGGCGCACCGACGTTGGCGCCATAGACGCCTCGAGAATGTCGTGTTGGCATATCCCATGAGTCATATGACCATAGCCACGTCGATACCGCGTCAAAGTCGTACGTAAGGCATACTTTGGACGTCATTGCGAATTCGAGTTCGAGAGGTATCTTAAAAGCCTTTTCTTATGTTTGGTTGATAGTACCACGCATGATCCGGCCGCGGAAACGAATCACCGAATTCCAAGGCGGCGTCAGGACTGTCTAGAACCGTAGACGACGAGTCCACCGGCGACGAGGAGCAACAGGGTGGAAAACACTGTGGTCACGCTCCCGAGGGCGAACAGTTCGGGGGTTGCACGCTCGGCGGAGGCGATACTGAACACTTCCATCGGCATGGTTCGGTCGCGGCCGACGAGGAGCAAACCACGTTCGGCCTCGTTGTACGAGAGCGTAAACGCGAAGACGGCCGCACCGAGGACAGTCGGTGCGATCTGTGGCAACACGATTTCACGGAACGTCGTTAGGCGACTCGCGCCCATCACTCGAGCGGCCTCTTCGTTCTGTGCCAAGTTCGGCGGGAAGCCGGCGAGCAAGACGATGACGGCAAACGGGACCGTCCAGACGACGTGTGCCGGCAGCGCGAGCCACATCGACCGGGAGAGGCCGAGAACCTCGTTCAGAAACAGCGTCGAACCGACGCTGAAGGCGATCCCCGGCGTGATGATCCCGAGCACGATCAGGTACAGGAACAGCTTCCGGCCACGGAAATCAAAGCGGTACGCGAGTGCTGCGGCAGTGCCGAGTACCGTCGTGATCACCGTGACAACGAGCGCGAGTTGGACCGATCGCATGACCGAAGAGATGATCCCCTGATTCGCGAGTAATTCACTGTACCACGCCAACGTAAATCCTTGATACGGCGGTGAGATTCCGCCCGCGTTGAACGAGAACCCGATCAGCGCGATCATCGGCGCGTAGATGTACAGCGAGATCAGGATGAAATACGTTGCCAGCAGCCGTTTCATATTGAACCACTGTACGAGCCGCGTCAGTGCAGGTTGTTTCAACTCGGCATCGACCGAAGAGTGCTTTGTTGCCATCTACCCTGAGTACTGGTGGCATATCATATAAAGATACTGCGCAGGATTTCTGTCAACGAGCCATAGGAATCGGACAGATCCGGCCATTCGTGGATAGGTTTTTATCCGCTGGCCGTCGGAATGACAGTGTTACACATGGAAGACGGAGCCGAAACAGGTGGGGAAATCCAGTTTCCACACGCAAACATCGTCGCCGCTCGAGCGGTCACTGGTGTCCTCGAGAGTTCGGTCGGGCCGCTCTCTCACGACACACTGATCACGGGCCGTCCGCCCGGAGACCGGGAACCGGGCGAACCCGAAACCCTGACTGATACGATCAGCAGCGACGGCGCGACGATTCTCGAGGAGCTCCCGATCGAACACCCGATGGGCCCGATTATTCGGCGGCTCGTCGCGCCGGAGCGACCGGGAACGACAGACGTCGTCGGCGAACTCGTGCCCGATGGTGTCGGAACGACCGTGGTGTTACTGGGTGCGCTGTTAGCGGAGGGTGAGCGCCTGCTCGAGCAGGGATTGCATCCGACGACCATCGAGGAGGGGTACAGCCTGGGCCTCGAGCGGGTCGAACGAACGCTCCAGTCGCTTTCGAGGCCGCTCGAGGAGTTCGACGATCCGACTGCTGCCGCCGAGATGGTCGCACGCTCGGCGATGACAGGTAACGACATCGGAAACGCACGGGACGTGTGGGCGGCGGGTGCTGTCGAAGCGGCGAGGCAGGTGGGGATGCCGGACGAGGAGACGCTTGCGATCCGCCAGATTCGATCGGGATCGATCGCCGACTCACGGCTCGTCTCCGGAACGGTCCTCGATCGAAACGAGATCTGCGACGACCGGATGCCCCGTCGAATCGAGGACGCGAACGTGCTGGTACTCAGCGGGTTCAAACGCGGGAAGGCAAACGACGGCAAAACGGGCGGGTTGCAGGATCCCGACTTCCAGCAAGATGGTGAGCGGATCGTCGTCGATTCGCCGGACGAGATCGCCGAGTTCGACGAGGTGTTCGTCCGCCGCCGCGAACAGGTCGTCGCCGGTCTCGTCGACGCCGGTGTCGACGTCGTCGTGACCAGAACCGGAATCAACGATGCGTATCAGGACTTGCTCGTCGAACACGGCATCGTGGGTATCCGCGGTGTCAACCGGCTCAAACTCACACAGCTGGCGCAGGCAACGGGTGCGACGCCAGTCGTCGACCCGACCGATGTAACGCCAGCCGATCTCGGCTCCGCGGGCCTCGTCGAACAGCAGGTTATCGACCAGCGACAGGGCCGTCGAAAGCGCCGGCGCATGGTCGTCTTCGACG belongs to Natronorubrum aibiense and includes:
- a CDS encoding acyl-CoA dehydrogenase family protein; translated protein: MATVATDTIELSEQQQLVRENIRDICSEFDDEYWREKDRASEYPDEFVTTLGEHGWLGVLVPEEYGGAGMGTAEVVVMMEEIAASGGGFAAAQAIHGGIYNSVPIVRHGSDELKERLLPDVAAGDVAIQSLGLTEPNAGSDSTSIETVAEQRDGEYVINGQKIWTSRVDASDYLLVVARTTPKSEVEKRTRGISMFLVNVHDALDAGTLEMKSIPKTASSAVHAYELWLDDLRVPADNLIGERGNGFYHLLDGLNEERLVIAAECLGLGELAVQKGVDYANEREVFNRPIGQNQAIQHPLAKAYAEIQAAKQLTYNAATVVEGESGAAVGAQANMAKYLSAEAAFTAADAAVQAHGGFGVAREYDVERYFREARLTRLVPITQELVLNYIGENVLGLPRSY
- a CDS encoding MaoC family dehydratase is translated as MTTDEPTDGEKHIVEGWHGRYYEDFEVGDVYKHPFGRTVTETDNVWMTNVTMNLNPMHFNEAYAAETEFGERLVDGTFVIALAVGMSVIDISVNATANLGYDDIRHHNPVYHGDTIFAESEVLHKRELESRDHVGIVTTELRAYNQDNDLVLSLERTPMVLKRSHADPSAAQPPGWPEGIGTQPEPDR
- a CDS encoding acetyl-CoA hydrolase/transferase C-terminal domain-containing protein; translated protein: MNNRLEGAIEPVDAETAAAHVDSDAVVAVSGFGAVGYPKALPLALAEADRDLELTVVSGGSVGKEIDTALVETGAVARRYPYQSRPAAREAVNDGTIAYQDRFISAVGDEVSLGHIPTPDVAIVEAVAVGEDWFVPSLSIGHTAAYVRAAPKLIIEVNGSIPREIGQFHDVYERELPPNRKPIPLEHPADRIGESKIRFDPDTLLAVVETETPDDPYSFREPSATDREIATNLATFLEAELERCSIFDDRIALQFGVGSLGNALMGALSDIDFGDRDVYYYGEVFQDGLLEMIENGTLTGASATSFALSVEGQRRLFDDIDRYSESVILRTASLSNSPALIDRFGVVGINSAVEVDLYGHVNSTHVGGSRVLNGVGGSGDFNRNSPLTITTLPSRHGTETSCLVPMCPHVDHTEHDISVVITEQGVADLRGSCPRERSQLLIERCAHPQFVDDLEAYVERSESAGGHAPHDLESAFAWRS
- a CDS encoding polysaccharide deacetylase family protein, with amino-acid sequence MPTRHSRGVYGANVGAPRLLDLHDKHDIPATWFIPGHTIDSFPEISAEVWDRGYDIQHHGWSHTGPATYETKEDEMADVERAIDSIVDLTGRKPTGYRSPAWDYSANTLDILDEVGIEWDSSKMASDFEPHWLYGNWSAPEDGPYDRGEPTDLVELPVSWQRDDWPALTFTWARPHRMGYVSEDSLFQRYYDQFDWMHENVDDGVFILTLHPQVIGQAHRISRLEELIEHMKSHDDVEFEEMDTVATEFRENN
- a CDS encoding aspartate/glutamate racemase family protein, translating into MKIKAINPNTTLEMTENIGTVANKYTSDETEVVAVSPERGPISIESYYDDYLAVPGLLDEILKDEDDEYDAFVNSCWGDPGLDACREVTDKPVVGIAEGSMYVANMLGANFSVATILPRARDFIEEAVRKTGLEDHCASVRCTELTVVETENTRDAAADALLEASWQAIEEDGAEVICLGCAGMGGLDEPLEAALPVPVIDSVGAGAVLAEALVKLGKQTSSIRTYKPPESKEIVGYPDRYQL
- a CDS encoding TCP-1/cpn60 chaperonin family protein, with the translated sequence MEDGAETGGEIQFPHANIVAARAVTGVLESSVGPLSHDTLITGRPPGDREPGEPETLTDTISSDGATILEELPIEHPMGPIIRRLVAPERPGTTDVVGELVPDGVGTTVVLLGALLAEGERLLEQGLHPTTIEEGYSLGLERVERTLQSLSRPLEEFDDPTAAAEMVARSAMTGNDIGNARDVWAAGAVEAARQVGMPDEETLAIRQIRSGSIADSRLVSGTVLDRNEICDDRMPRRIEDANVLVLSGFKRGKANDGKTGGLQDPDFQQDGERIVVDSPDEIAEFDEVFVRRREQVVAGLVDAGVDVVVTRTGINDAYQDLLVEHGIVGIRGVNRLKLTQLAQATGATPVVDPTDVTPADLGSAGLVEQQVIDQRQGRRKRRRMVVFDDCSDPESVTFLLHGAHGQLGEQAATEIRKAVAAVATATGQTTGPAGVLPGGGATELAVAQSLRRDALDVDGRKQLVLEAFADATEQFVSTLARNAGMDTLTTLTNLREATTNATNGTSPGLVLPEKRVGDVLKAGLLDPTGIRLRCYRHAVDVAVLILRVDDAIDATFTDEPTEPGDAIYDEHAELHQEYLDEQDETIWHQ
- a CDS encoding ABC transporter permease; this translates as MATKHSSVDAELKQPALTRLVQWFNMKRLLATYFILISLYIYAPMIALIGFSFNAGGISPPYQGFTLAWYSELLANQGIISSVMRSVQLALVVTVITTVLGTAAALAYRFDFRGRKLFLYLIVLGIITPGIAFSVGSTLFLNEVLGLSRSMWLALPAHVVWTVPFAVIVLLAGFPPNLAQNEEAARVMGASRLTTFREIVLPQIAPTVLGAAVFAFTLSYNEAERGLLLVGRDRTMPMEVFSIASAERATPELFALGSVTTVFSTLLLLVAGGLVVYGSRQS
- a CDS encoding hydantoinase/oxoprolinase family protein; the protein is MASKSTDSSSETRVGVDVGGTNTDVILVTEDDEFTFKTPSTADPSQSTLTGIVEVCQLAGIEPADVDQILHGTTVATNALIEHEGAKTGLLTTDGFRDVLHIGRHRKPHSFSLQQTVSWQEQPVVKRRHRKEISERIFPPGDVITPLDEDAVLEQTGDLVADGVESIAVCYLHSYLNREHEDRTKELIHEKFPDVSVSTSSEVVAQFREFERFTTTAINARLEPVMSTYLTRLSDGLTDEGFDAEVLIMQSNGGMASVQNVAEQPVTTLVSGPAAGVLSAAFEGENVDEPNLVMLDMGGTSADISVIPGRVLERDPRDSTVGGYPTITPMLDIETIGAGGGSIAWFDDAMGFNVGPKSAGANPGPACYARGNDQPTTTDAQVVLGRIDPDSFLGGDLDLEPERSREALQTQLCDRTDQAQFETPEQAALATLEVANTNMYRAIREQTVQRGYDPREYTMVAFGGAGPMHGASIAEKLEVSTVLVPPSPGIASARGLLTGNVKYDYQQTISSPLEEVDGEFIEDTFERLEARGREQLERDEIDPSRWTFRSSVDCLYDGQGYELNIDFDGTDGDWHARLRERFEERHEAEYGHYFEADPVELLNVRVTAIGDVESYAPPEIAADGALEAAKTTESTVVFGTPDAPEEQTVPRYERAKLAAGTEIDGPAIIDEFDSTVVVNPDWTATVEANGSIILTTEER
- a CDS encoding SHOCT domain-containing protein — translated: MPTDDRTDGRDAPEAGDDVLAEQAADAIECIDLDEADRRALLERLDVDEQIQHVLRGRLMDYETDDPDRERREESRTRKMASHGRDLLTVVTTRRLLVVVQRQSPDDHEYRSIADDDITAVSLETANGNQRLVIRGATRYYIDVGRSPTDVASAAYAQLRKRLDIQLTAEQSTDATSAAEQSDDDPLERLERLATLFEQGHLTEREFEAKKRELLDRI